A part of Xenopus tropicalis strain Nigerian chromosome 4, UCB_Xtro_10.0, whole genome shotgun sequence genomic DNA contains:
- the fibin gene encoding fin bud initiation factor homolog, whose amino-acid sequence MKGLQFLWLGVLCNLCHGYYTGPLFPEMSNGTLHHYFVPDGDYEENDDPEKCQMLFKVRDDRPCTYEDALSLKDEFIIIKRQFEDAERVLQSIGKSISYDLDGEESYGKYLGRESSQISESFSTSDKSLTELEVKFKQSQENEKNEAKSINDDFVDMMIHTRGVLKETLDISMGLRDKHELLSLTIRSHGTRLSRLKNMYLKV is encoded by the coding sequence ATGAAAGGACTTCAGTTCCTGTGGCTTGGAGTTTTGTGCAACCTATGCCATGGATATTACACTGGACCTCTCTTTCCAGAAATGTCCAATGGGACCCTGCACCATTATTTTGTTCCTGATGGAGATTATGAAGAAAATGATGATCCTGAGAAATGCCAGATGCTCTTCAAAGTGAGAGATGATCGCCCCTGCACTTATGAGGATGCCCTCTCCTTGAAGGATGAATTCATCATCATTAAAAGGCAGTTTGAGGATGCTGAAAGGGTCCTTCAAAGCATTGGGAAAAGCATATCCTATGACCTTGATGGAGAAGAGAGCTATGGCAAGTACCTGGGGAGGGAATCTTCCCAGATTAGTGAATCCTTCTCCACTTCGGACAAGTCCCTGACGGAACTGGAAGTCAAATTCAAGCAGAGTCAGGAGAATGAGAAGAATGAAGCCAAGAGCATTAATGATGACTTTGTGGACATGATGATCCACACAAGGGGTGTACTCAAGGAAACATTAGATATTTCTATGGGACTAAGGGATAAGCACGAGCTGCTCTCTCTAACCATTAGAAGCCATGGTACTAGACTTAGTAGGCTGAAAAACATGTACCTAAAGGTTTGA